The Actinomycetes bacterium genome includes a region encoding these proteins:
- a CDS encoding ABC transporter permease, translating into MPVLSASMPVIFILLFTYMFGGAIQGALPPAAAGSYVNWLIPGLLAQFALFGGGATASGLVEDLTKGVIDRFRALPMAGSAVLVGRTLSDLARSAVTLTLMLAVGFGIGFRPQTGFMGLLGALAVGLAFGYAWSWVMALLGLVVRNAEAVQAAVFMVVFPLAFTSSVFVPTPTMPSWLQPFAANQPVTVATNALRGLVLGPGALPPGRTVAGQVVLALVWAAAITAVFAPWPSAATAAPSANPHHPSR; encoded by the coding sequence GTGCCGGTGCTGTCGGCCAGCATGCCGGTGATCTTCATCCTGCTGTTCACCTACATGTTCGGCGGCGCCATCCAAGGCGCCCTCCCGCCGGCCGCCGCCGGCAGCTACGTCAACTGGCTCATCCCCGGCCTGCTCGCCCAGTTCGCACTGTTCGGCGGAGGAGCCACCGCGTCCGGCCTGGTCGAGGATCTCACCAAAGGGGTCATCGACCGCTTCCGCGCGCTGCCGATGGCCGGCTCGGCGGTGCTCGTCGGCCGGACCCTGTCGGACCTTGCCCGTTCGGCGGTGACCCTGACGCTCATGCTGGCCGTCGGCTTTGGGATCGGATTCCGCCCGCAGACCGGCTTCATGGGCCTGCTCGGCGCGCTGGCGGTCGGCCTGGCCTTCGGCTACGCGTGGTCGTGGGTGATGGCGCTGCTGGGGCTGGTGGTGCGCAACGCCGAGGCGGTCCAGGCGGCGGTGTTCATGGTGGTGTTCCCGCTGGCCTTCACCAGCTCGGTGTTCGTCCCGACCCCGACCATGCCGTCCTGGCTGCAGCCGTTTGCCGCCAACCAGCCCGTCACCGTGGCCACCAACGCCCTGCGGGGCCTGGTCCTCGGCCCCGGCGCCCTCCCGCCAGGGCGGACCGTCGCCGGGCAGGTCGTCCTGGCGCTGGTCTGGGCCGCCGCGATCACCGCGG
- a CDS encoding DNA mismatch repair protein MutS: MKAFLMHGDEDFDLQRGLPPNEGALTQDLELNTLFNAMALGDKFLFDVGRRAVLSTLTDSEAIVYRQHVLADCLEQSSIVREIYEIAVEAIQGEKKIWGVFVSSPDTTLNRSLQVLELFVGFLKRLRKIADEHTEKFRSEGFVRFFAMLAKELDDGYFETVEDHLRELRFRRGVLISAQLGKGNKGIHYVLRRPREQSWMERISPKTRSGYSFQISDRDENGFHALSELRGKGINLVANALAQSADHILSFFIMLRTELGFYIGCLNLHGRLAEKGEPTCFPVPLARGQAALSAQGLYDVCLTLNLEERVVGNDVNAENKWLGMITGANQGGKSTFLRGVGLAQLTMQCGMFVAAESFSANVCDGIFTHYKREEDATMKSGKLDEELSRMSDIADKITPNCMLLCNESFAATNEREGSEIARQVVRALIEAGIKVFFVTHLFDLAQGFYLQELDTALFLRAERQPDGRRTFRLVEGEPLPTSYGEDSYWRIFGTAPDAAPAAVADMRP; this comes from the coding sequence ATGAAGGCTTTCCTCATGCATGGAGACGAGGATTTCGACCTCCAGCGGGGGCTACCACCGAACGAAGGAGCACTGACGCAGGACCTTGAGCTGAACACGCTGTTCAACGCCATGGCCCTCGGTGACAAGTTCCTGTTCGACGTGGGCAGGAGGGCTGTTCTGTCGACCCTGACGGACTCGGAGGCGATCGTCTATCGCCAGCACGTTCTTGCTGACTGTCTCGAGCAGTCGTCCATTGTGAGAGAGATTTACGAGATCGCCGTAGAGGCGATCCAAGGCGAGAAGAAGATCTGGGGCGTGTTCGTGAGTTCACCCGACACGACCCTCAACAGGTCCCTGCAGGTGCTGGAGTTGTTCGTAGGGTTCCTCAAGAGGCTGCGCAAGATCGCCGACGAACATACGGAGAAGTTCCGGTCGGAAGGATTCGTGCGCTTCTTCGCGATGCTTGCGAAGGAACTCGACGACGGGTACTTCGAGACCGTCGAAGACCATCTAAGAGAGCTCAGGTTCCGACGCGGCGTGCTGATCAGCGCCCAGCTCGGCAAGGGCAACAAAGGCATCCACTACGTACTGCGAAGACCTCGGGAGCAGAGCTGGATGGAGCGGATTTCTCCGAAGACCCGCTCCGGCTACAGCTTCCAAATCTCGGATCGTGACGAAAACGGTTTCCATGCTTTGTCGGAGCTGCGAGGGAAAGGGATCAACCTCGTTGCCAACGCGCTCGCTCAATCGGCCGACCACATTCTAAGCTTCTTCATCATGTTGCGGACGGAGCTGGGCTTCTATATCGGTTGCCTGAACTTGCACGGGCGGCTTGCGGAGAAGGGCGAGCCAACGTGCTTCCCCGTGCCCCTAGCTCGGGGCCAGGCCGCGCTTTCCGCTCAGGGACTCTACGACGTCTGTCTCACGCTGAACCTGGAAGAGCGAGTCGTTGGCAACGATGTGAACGCGGAGAACAAATGGCTTGGAATGATCACTGGCGCTAACCAGGGGGGGAAGTCGACGTTCCTGCGCGGCGTAGGCTTGGCGCAACTGACGATGCAATGTGGGATGTTCGTGGCGGCGGAATCCTTCAGCGCCAATGTCTGCGACGGCATCTTCACGCACTACAAGCGAGAAGAAGACGCCACCATGAAGAGCGGCAAACTCGATGAAGAGCTCAGCAGGATGAGCGACATCGCCGACAAGATAACTCCAAACTGCATGTTGCTGTGCAACGAGTCGTTCGCAGCGACAAACGAGAGAGAGGGCTCCGAAATCGCGCGGCAAGTCGTCCGTGCACTGATCGAAGCCGGCATTAAGGTCTTCTTCGTCACTCACCTTTTCGACCTCGCGCAAGGGTTCTACCTCCAAGAACTAGACACGGCTCTCTTCCTTCGCGCTGAAAGGCAGCCCGACGGTCGGCGCACGTTCCGGCTTGTCGAAGGCGAACCACTGCCGACCAGCTATGGCGAAGACTCCTATTGGCGCATCTTCGGCACCGCTCCCGATGCCGCACCGGCGGCAGTCGCAGACATGAGACCGTGA
- a CDS encoding DNA mismatch repair protein MutS, with protein sequence MRSPSILFDRPDSNVDTDVREEPSSFADLNVDQVLESMIASREEYDLNPFFYAPLHDVAAVRYRHEVLRDLEKNAVFESIRAFTHKIWAMREHLARAEKLHYTYQKESWFLDAVEIYCDAVSSLAEELTLLEVTSRGFQAFREYLADYTASDGFKSLAAETHKLKDDLARVKYCVHIRGNRVKVSKYDGEADYSVDVEKTFAKFKQGAVKDYRVKLPDWPDMNHVEARLLDLVARLYPDVFLTLDKYCARHRNYLAKTIGNFDHEVQFYLAYLEYIERFKSAGLPFCYPHVSARSKEVYAYEAFDLALANKLVPERSAVVCNDFFLKDPERIFVVTGPNQGGKTTFARMFGQLHYLASLGYPVPGRKARLFLPDRVFTHFEKEEDLATLRGKLEDELVRLHDILQQATSNSILIMNESFTSTTLRDALVLGTEVIKQIIKLDSLCVCVTFVDELASLSETTVSIVSTVVPDTPAVRTYKIVRKPADGLAYAAAIAQKCGLTYESLRRRIAP encoded by the coding sequence GTGCGATCCCCCAGCATCCTCTTCGACCGGCCCGACAGCAACGTCGACACCGATGTGCGGGAAGAGCCCTCCTCTTTCGCCGACTTGAATGTCGATCAGGTGCTGGAGTCGATGATCGCCAGCCGCGAAGAATATGATCTCAACCCCTTCTTCTACGCTCCGTTGCACGACGTCGCAGCCGTTCGCTATCGCCATGAAGTACTGCGCGACCTCGAGAAGAACGCAGTGTTCGAGTCTATACGGGCATTCACGCACAAAATCTGGGCAATGCGCGAGCATCTCGCGCGAGCAGAGAAGCTCCACTACACATACCAGAAGGAGAGCTGGTTTCTTGACGCCGTGGAGATATATTGCGACGCCGTCAGCTCTCTGGCCGAGGAGCTCACTCTTCTAGAGGTGACATCGCGTGGCTTCCAGGCGTTCCGCGAGTACCTCGCGGACTACACGGCATCCGACGGCTTCAAGTCGCTTGCGGCCGAAACGCACAAGCTAAAGGACGATCTCGCGAGGGTGAAGTATTGCGTACACATCAGGGGGAACCGGGTCAAGGTCAGCAAGTACGACGGGGAAGCCGACTACAGCGTAGACGTGGAGAAGACATTCGCGAAGTTCAAGCAGGGAGCCGTGAAGGACTACCGGGTCAAGCTCCCCGACTGGCCGGACATGAACCACGTTGAAGCTCGCCTACTGGATTTAGTTGCACGACTATATCCGGACGTCTTCCTGACGTTGGACAAGTACTGCGCTCGCCACCGCAATTACCTCGCTAAGACGATTGGCAATTTCGACCACGAGGTACAGTTCTATCTGGCGTATCTTGAGTACATCGAGCGGTTTAAGTCAGCGGGATTGCCGTTTTGCTACCCCCATGTGTCCGCTCGGTCCAAGGAGGTCTATGCCTATGAAGCATTCGATCTTGCCTTGGCCAACAAGCTCGTCCCCGAGCGCTCCGCCGTGGTGTGCAACGATTTCTTCCTGAAGGACCCGGAGCGCATCTTCGTGGTCACTGGTCCGAACCAGGGTGGCAAGACGACCTTCGCGCGGATGTTCGGCCAGCTGCATTACCTCGCCAGCCTCGGCTATCCGGTCCCGGGGAGGAAAGCGCGGCTGTTTCTGCCCGACCGGGTGTTCACCCACTTCGAGAAGGAGGAAGACCTCGCGACCCTCAGGGGGAAGCTCGAGGATGAGTTGGTAAGACTTCACGACATCCTGCAGCAGGCAACGAGCAACAGTATCCTCATCATGAACGAAAGCTTCACCTCGACGACGCTGAGGGATGCTCTGGTTCTCGGCACGGAGGTGATAAAGCAGATAATAAAGCTGGACTCGTTGTGCGTGTGCGTGACGTTCGTCGACGAGTTGGCTTCTCTCAGCGAGACCACCGTCAGCATTGTCAGCACGGTAGTCCCCGATACTCCCGCAGTGCGGACATACAAGATCGTCAGAAAGCCTGCCGACGGACTCGCCTACGCCGCCGCGATCGCCCAGAAGTGCGGCCTCACGTACGAGTCGCTGAGGAGGCGCATCGCGCCATGA
- a CDS encoding nucleotide pyrophosphatase/phosphodiesterase family protein: MAEPAPSLPRYGEASLAELVPSLLAALDAPGFANRLGLDPVDRVCLVLVDGLGWELLEANLEHAPFLNVGVDSARTLTAGFPATTVTSVGSLGTGRPPGEHGLVGTTMAVPGQRAALNCLHWTAAGRGHQVDLRDRVVPEQLQPDPTAFERAALDSVEIVLVGPRDHAQSGLTRAVLRGGRYQNAVSVGDQGGLAVRELAAGRRRLVYVYHRDLDLTGHARGTRADAWGLQLRHVDLLVEFIAERLPRGTLLAVTGDHGMVDLGPDQRVDLVDHPELAAGVRLLAGEARARHVHAVDGAAADVLAAWRAVLGDAVWVASREEATAGGWFGPQVLDRVRPRIGDVVAAARTAIGVFDRDTYPGEAAMVGHHGSMTPAEQLVPLLLLRR, translated from the coding sequence GTGGCCGAGCCCGCACCGTCGCTGCCTCGCTACGGCGAGGCGTCGCTGGCCGAGCTTGTGCCGTCGCTGCTTGCCGCGCTCGACGCGCCAGGATTCGCCAACCGCCTCGGCCTCGACCCGGTCGACCGGGTCTGCCTGGTGCTGGTGGATGGGCTCGGGTGGGAGTTGCTGGAGGCTAACCTCGAGCACGCGCCGTTCCTAAACGTCGGCGTGGACAGCGCGCGGACACTCACCGCCGGCTTCCCGGCCACCACGGTAACGAGCGTCGGCTCGCTCGGTACCGGCCGACCCCCAGGTGAGCACGGCCTGGTCGGCACGACGATGGCGGTCCCCGGCCAGCGTGCGGCACTGAACTGCCTGCACTGGACGGCGGCCGGCCGGGGTCACCAGGTCGACCTGCGCGACCGGGTGGTGCCCGAACAGCTCCAGCCCGATCCGACCGCGTTCGAGCGGGCCGCTCTGGACAGCGTCGAGATCGTCCTTGTCGGCCCGCGGGACCACGCCCAGTCGGGCCTGACCCGAGCGGTGCTACGCGGCGGGCGATACCAGAACGCGGTCTCTGTCGGCGACCAGGGCGGCCTGGCGGTGCGGGAGCTAGCCGCGGGACGGCGCCGGCTGGTCTACGTCTACCACCGCGACCTCGACCTGACCGGGCATGCCCGCGGGACCCGCGCGGATGCCTGGGGCCTGCAGCTCCGCCACGTCGACCTGCTCGTCGAGTTCATCGCCGAGCGACTGCCCCGCGGCACCCTGCTGGCCGTTACCGGCGACCATGGCATGGTCGATCTCGGGCCAGACCAGCGAGTCGATCTCGTTGATCATCCCGAGCTGGCCGCCGGGGTGCGCCTGCTCGCCGGTGAGGCTCGGGCCAGGCACGTCCACGCGGTCGACGGGGCGGCGGCCGACGTGCTCGCCGCCTGGCGGGCGGTGCTCGGTGACGCCGTGTGGGTCGCGTCGCGGGAGGAGGCGACCGCGGGCGGCTGGTTCGGGCCGCAGGTGCTCGACCGGGTACGCCCGCGGATCGGCGACGTCGTGGCGGCCGCCCGGACCGCGATCGGCGTGTTCGACCGCGACACCTATCCGGGCGAGGCCGCCATGGTCGGCCATCACGGCTCCATGACCCCGGCCGAGCAGCTCGTGCCGCTGCTGCTCCTGCGCCGATAG